The Plasmodium coatneyi strain Hackeri chromosome 11, complete sequence DNA segment CGACGAGGATATGAGTAAGCGTGAGGCGAAGGAACGCAAGTTTGCAAAGTACGCCTGTGGCCGATGTCGAGGGGGGACATCTGGCGACGAGAGAGACCCTTCTCATGTGTCTAACGCACCTGACTCGTCTGCCCATGGTGGCAACGTTTGCCTACTGCAGATCCTCATTTCGAACTTAACAAAAGGGGAGCTACTCTTCTGggcaaaaattaaaggatGCATAGAGCAGTTCCTCGGGACGATAAAAGAGGCCGTGCTTTTCAAAGGCCCAGCGAACTATGTCGAAACGCCGTACATCGAAATTATGGACGAAATAGAGAAGCGAAAAACGGAAGAAGagcacataaaatatataaaaaaaaaaaaaaaattattaacccttaagaaagaacaaaaatgcatCAAATGCTTGTTCGAAAAAACGATAAACTCTGTTCGAATTTCCTTCAAATATGACTTAACCCTAGCGAATGAAAATTTCAATTATCTCTTCAAAGATAggatatataaatataaaaaatttattgaaaaaatgcTGACCGAATATTTGGGGGGGAATCTCAATTTGGACCAAAAAGACGAGACGTTCACTTTTTTACCCAGTCAATTAAATCCcattgtttttaaaaattgcaaaaagaaaaattacgatttttcacttcttaTTCATAGTGTGCATTTGCAACTGTAtggatatatgtacatgcgtgattatttatttttccttctcatcatGGTGGAGGTTTACGTGTTTGTTCACTTTAATGATATCAACTACACGTATGCGCACAACACAGATTTGTTCCTCGaccaaattttaaaaaatctgTTCACTTAGCGGGGATGAGGGAACCACGtgtgtgttaggggtggggAGCCACTTATTAACCCCTCAAATGAACCAACCCGTGCGCAAAGGCTATTCACACCAAAACATGCTTAACCCATAATGGGGACGAAGTGGGCCTATTTATACCACACAATGGGGAATCATCAGCATGTGTTGACCTCGCCGTTGTTCTTACCATCTTTGTGCTGTTCGCGTAGCGTGTGCTCACTTGTTATAGGAAGtggggcagaaaaaaaaaaaaaaaaaaaaaaaacagtaaaTTTCACACCACACTCACCAGTGGAGAATTTCCCTTCCCCACCGCGCGCATACGAATAAGCAGCCCCCAATCTATGAATGCGCACATTAGAGGAAAAATGGCCTTATTTGCATTAACGTGTGGGGTGGGTAGAATACAGCAGTTCTTTTAAAAACCTATTCAGAAACAACATTGGAATGATCCACAtaggtacataaaaatagaTACGTATAATACGCCGAAGGATGCTCGCTCCATataagcctttttttttttttttttttttttttttttcccatttccgGGGGAGTGAGGTGAGGGGGTATACAGTTGCACGTGCGACTGTAGGCTAAACGGAGGAGGTATTCGTTTGGAGCAGAAAATAAACGGACCCccataaaaagggaatgaaaTGTCATTTCCGCATGTTgagagaaaattttaaattatgctGCTGATGCGAAGGGGCTGATTTACCAACTTTGAAACGATCCGTTGTGCTGAGGTATCTCTATTTACTTGCCTACAGCTGCTGTACCTACTGCTtctatatgaataattattttgCCCGCTTTACCgatgaagggggggaaaaacgtaACTACGCGCATGGGGAGTGGCTCACTCATATTTTGagtatatgtacaattaaGCACCCCCATGGGGCAGCACAACATGCGTAGCGTACATTTTTCAGGCAGGGCAGCGTTACTTTtcgcttcttcatttttatttcccctctGTAAGCCGATGCACTACTACGTatgcaccaaaaaaaggggcgagAATCGCACATAAACGTATTTTGCCACAAATGCGATATTAGCAATAAAGGGGAAGCTGAAGCACTTTTAAGGAAGGGTaacaggaaaaaggagatcCATTTTTCCAGCGCCCCCTTTTGCGCTGTTACTATTGTATATTCATTTGCGGGAAGGCATTTCAGAgctgctttttccttttttatactttgCTTGGCTTAGCGGCATATAAATTTTGCACCCAACCCCCGCCCGTTTTGATTCACCTTTGTTCTAtaagcatatgtacatacatcgCGATGTCATAATAATATATCGGTATGATGGGATACCTTTTAATGCTGTAGTGCTTCGTATGCGCAAGAGGAGCCGTTATGTTTTACGTTACATGTGAAAGGAAGCACGTATATTCCTCCCACAGGTGGttagttttctttttctccttttgtttttttttccctcttttttattttattttacgtcattttttttttttttttaacctgaACGtttgttcataatattttaaatttttacatgaccaaaaagaaaaaaaaaaaaaaaaaattgaaaatttgaaaaaagtgagcTGAGGGAATTATATTTCCGCGAAACTGTACATAAGTAGTATAGTGTTCCATGtgacccccttttttaaagtaaatataaaggaatatatagaaaaaccTTTGTGAAAAACTTCCTATCGCAAAAATGGTAAGGCGAAAAGAGGGCAACTGAGTCAACTTCATTGTATCATTTCCTGTTCTCCTTTCCGCATATTCGCTTATTCGCGTGGAATGTTAGATGCTCGCTTTTGCAACACCAGCTCGTGCTGCCTTCCCGACAGCAACTTGCTTGCAAGGGCGTGTAAACCACAGACGTGTTGTTTTCTATGCTGTTTCGCCCGATCGTCAATGTGAAGCATCCCCTGCGTGCCCGTCACACTGCGAACAGGACGAATTAGTCACAACGCGTTTATTGTGAAGGTATGCATTTAGGTGATATataaccccctttttttactccccCCCCCCGCAGTCGCTCAAATTGCAGAAGAGATTAGCAGCGTCCGTGCTGAAGTgtggaaagaataaaatatggaTGGACCCAAATGAAATTAGCGAAATTTCGCTAGCCAATTCgagtacgaaaaaaaaaaaaaaaaaaaaaaaaaaaaaaaatacataaataaatacattttacctgaacgggtcatattttttcaaccAGATGGTGCATAATTTCGGCAagctcttttttctttgcgttACGTGGAATGGCCGTGCGAATATTTACCCGTTGTATcgttccttttgtttttttccccccttgcagGATTCAGCATAAGGAAGCTGTACAAGGAGGGCCTCATCTTAAAGAAGCCACAGAAGGTCCACAGCAGAGCAAGGGTCAGACTGTACAAGTTGgccaaaaggaagggaagacaTATGGGCATaggtaaaagaagaggtaCCAAAAACGCCAGAACGAATCAGAAAACCTTGTGGATTAAACGACAACGTGTGTTGAGGAGACTGCTAAAGAGATTGAGGGATGCAAAGAAAATAGATAGACATTTGTACCACTCCTTTTATTTAAAGTGCAAAGGTAaccaatttaaaaataagaggACATTAATTGAAGCCATACAGAGAGAAAAGACGGAGACcttgaagaagaaatcaATAGCCGATCAGCTCGAGGCCAAGCGATTGAAGGCACAGTTGTTACGAAACAAGAGAAAGTTAAAGAAGGACAAGGAGGCTTTATCGTAAACGGTGTGTGCAGCATTTCGTGCAATGCGCATGTCCAAATGGTACAGGTTAATCTGATCGATCACCCGTCGTAAAACGACACGTTATGTAAGCATCCTTTTAgttaaagggaagaaagaaccATATGGATGAGATGAAATGAGATATAGTTGCTTGAACTGCGGAATGGTCACGTAGTCGAGGAGAAGGACAGAAGAACATGGGAAACGCTGCAAACGCGCAGATGCTGCATTATACGCATGTGTGTGAAGGTACGCATATATGTACGAAGCGACCATCTCGTATGTATACAACACATGCACGTGGTACTTTTCTCGTCTGTGTCGATGTAGCTGTAAGAGACGCGGCTCCTTCCCATACGTACCTATGTAGGTGCGCAGCATATATTGGAAGGCGCAAGtcgtaaaaattgtaaaaattgcaaatgtTGTGAAAACGGTGCATTGCATGTGCTTCTCTAAAAActtgaacaaattaaattaaaaaaaaaaattttttttttccaaagttgGCTGTTTCCAAACGAATCGAATTTGCTGAAAACAAGCAAACATGTTTCGTCGTATGtttgaaaagggggaaaacgtGCAAAGTGGGTAACCGCATATCGTCGGTCCTACTTCGtggcacacaaaaaaaaggataataaaaaaaagaggaaagctCCATATGTCTAAGCAGTGGGGAAAGACCATTTCTTATAATAACTACGAAGCCGTGCATGGACAAAACGGTCTGCCCCTCCGTCACGCCTCATTCCGCTGATAACGCAGGCGTAGGTTCTCCGAGAGAAGCTTCTTAATTTCCTCCAGAACGATGTCGTTTTTGCGCTTGTACTCGTTCCTCTCATTCTGCAGTGCAGACAAGTCATTCACGTAACTAAGTTGGTGCAGTTTCCTCTGCTTGTTTATGTTATCGATTTGATCCTTTAGCAACTTTATGCTATTCTGTAGGTTGACGTCAATGTGTGTGAAAACTTTCATGTGCTCGCTCCACATGACCTCTTTGTATTTATTCATTAACTCTACGTTGATAAGAGCgttgtgcatattttccAATACGATTTGATGCCTCCTCAATGTGTTGATCCACTCGTTCagatttttctcctccttcaacTCCTCCTTTTCAATGTTGTAGCAATTTAAGTTTAGCTTCTCCATGTTGATATTCTGTTCACAGCGTTTTAGCTCATTTGGCATGactgaattttttatttttacgtaCACTGATGGGGGTACGTCAAAGTCTTGCAgataatttttcacttcattttttttttgcattaacatcatttcttcttccaccaattgtttggcatttttttccagttcgCTGTCGTGGGAGTCGATATATGGCAAGGCGTTCACCAAGTGATGCAGCTCGTTCAGTTCAtacagctttttttttttttttactcctccttcttccttctctagTTGGTCTTCTTCATTGTTCAATTCGCTCAGGACGTTCTGCTCTTCCGTTTCCTCCTGCGTGATTTCTGTCTCCACTATTTCGCCTGGACCGTTCCCCTGcggtggaagggaagaaggcgCTTGCTGCTCCTCTTGCCGCTTAACGAGGAAGTTCGCAAAAGAGGGCCACATAATGTGAAGCATAACACGGGGGAAGGGGGAGGTTCttctcttctgcttttgcgGCGCGCATTTGTAGAGGTACTTAGCTGAAGGGGGGGAGgcccaccttttttttttgccgatCAAGGAGTGCCACCGCGGGGAGCGCAACTTTGGGTAGGTCTCCCAATAGAGCCGTATGAAACACAGTTGCGCCTGTTTCCAgcggaattaaaaaaaaaaaaaaaaaaaaatttattttcctttccgctCCATTGCCTTTGCCCTATCTGTTATGCTCATCGTTGGAAAAGTTTTCCCTATAGAGtgaaactttttaaaaaaatatttctggCGCGGTGCCTCTAATCGTATTGGATCATCCACCGGGGGGCAACAAGAAAGTGAGGGTTCTCCGTGCAGAACGGCAGAGAAGTCGTAGtagggtgggaaaaaaaaaaaaatgaagcgcCATTATCTTATTCTGCGAGCTCCCCCCCGTAGgtgcatatatacgtacatgcgGCAGAACAGGCAGGAAGCACCGACTGGCGGCGGAAGAACTATATGTTGGCCGAAATCCAGGCAAGCAcgattttcttcccttccaaaGGTAAGCAAAGCATCTTTTGTGGAATGAGTAACAAcgccaaaaaattaaagtcCCGGATGAGGACGAAGGTGGGGGACCCCTTTCCGAGATCACCCCTTCCCGGGCTGCATAGCAAAACTCCCAACTTTTGCAACACATACAAAATGCGTAATGATTATTTTTACCTATGCATGCatgtaatttcttttctttttctaatCTGTGTACGTAGCAGCACCGACATGGCGACTCCACCCCGGGGTGATCACCTCCTTTATACTGTCTAGCAAAATCCTACCCCCCCAACCACGGGTGCAGGCACTTTgagggaggggaaaagaaacacCTGCACGGATACATTTAccttttattatatatacatatatatatatatatattttttcacccctcATGGTGGAACACGTTTGGACGAACTGGAAGTCCATGAAGGAACTTTACTCATGACACACATTACAGCGCGCATGCACACGACGAAAGGTGGGTTTTTCCATCGTTAGGGCGATCCCCCTAGGGGAGTCATTCTTTGCGTAAAATTGGGACAACGCACAAAAgttgttttgttttatttcttaAACGGTGAGCTAACTTCCGATGATGTGCATCCCACATGTGCTGTgcaaagtacaaaaaaaaataaaggcaTAATACCgagggttaaaaaaaggagaacagaTGCCCCATGGATAGTATACTGTGGATCGGAGGAGGATATAACCCTCTCAGTGGGACGAACAGCTGATGTGACTGCAAATGGAAACATTCGCACATGACAGCGGAGTGGGAAAGCGATAATTTGTTGCCAACAACATGGGACATccgaaaggggggaaaaaaggaatcccCCCCCTagccctttcttttttttattccactggaagaaaacaaagttAAGAGAAATGCGCAAAAAATACGTCACCTGAAAAAGGGACCATCCAattcattttacatttatcTTTACTTCGCATCACCATCTCACCACTTCATCTTATCTTCTTTTCCGAAATTTACcacttttataaaaaaaataaattcaaaaaTAGAAAGTGCGGCTGAGCGaagtgaaataattttttaggTTCAACGGGGGGGGTGCGATGAAGTATAATTGTAGTGAGGTCGTGACCCGCGTAGCGAAACTGCTCTAACGGCGCTTCGCGAAATTTTCAAACGGGAAGAAGAGGGTTGCCGACAACGAATTTTGAATTGCGCAGTGAAACTCTCCCCCGTTGactcattttaaaaaggtttaCGCGTATACAAAAGCaggcttttttttaccatccctttttttatagtaaCATCGCGCTAATTACTACGTCAGGTAGAAAATGGTATTTACAAACCGAAAGGAAAGCAGCCTCATTTTTACCGTTCCCTTTAACCATAAGAAGAGGGCGAGAGGAAGATAAGCCCCGAACGAACGCATtttgtggaaggaaaaaaaaaaaaaaaaaaaaaaaaacgcatgtaataattataccatcgtatgtatataatatttctttttctttttctatttcttttttcttttaaaggGCAACATTTCgatgttacttttttttacgttcatGTGGAGAGTCAGaaacatgtttttttaacaattttcaaaaaGCGTCATGCGCGCAGATAAGCGCTGATACTAACATATGTACTAACACTAAACTGATTATATCTTCTTcttatgtttttcttctcttccttgtGCTTGTTTTTCCGCTCGGGTATATTAGTCGCTCTCTTTTAATTGTACAGTCGATGCTTATATTTTCTCTGTTATCTATGTACCTGTGCGTGTTTGTATAAGTGATATACGCAGTTCTGTTCTCTTATCAGCCGAGTTTGCTCATTAGTGGATGCGCACCTAGTTCTTGGCTCCTCGGTTTAGCCTTTGCCTAATcgccaaaaaataaatccacATATACAGTGTATAAGTATATACCTACGTGCGAACATACGCACATTCTTACATACGAACGTATATttgcatatgtatgttaCCCCCCTCGTTAGCATTCACACTTGTGCGTGAGGAACGGCCCGGTAAACAGGGAAAGGGAACCCGCCTCTCCTGTGCAGTTGCCGCTAGCATATTAGTTCGTGCGTAGAACGCGCACACGGAGAGAGAtcgaaaaaggagggagctcataattttcccatttttttgggtTCACCTTTTTCCGTGGGGAAAAACATATTCCTGAATTAAGCAAAACGCATGTGTGTTGTAAAGCAGAATTCATGTGCGTTGTAAAACAGATTTGATGTGTGTTGCATTAGTCGCCTGGCTGCAGTGCGCCTCACCCCGTTCCTTTGCGTGACCGTGAGAAGACTCAGAGAAGCTGTGCCTGCACATCATACTTACGGCAGCACCTAtttgaatacatatatattgtgatTTTGGCATTGCCGTTTTGGCCTTtctttcgttcatttttgtgctaTTTTTATTCTGATTAGGGACCTTCGTTCCTCCCCCACGTTTGTGTGAACCTGATTACATTTGTGCGCAGACGTGAATTCGTCTCCGTCCCGTTTTGTGCACTCACCGTGGATAGTGGATTCCcccacatacacacactaTAATACATACGAAGACACGCTTTAATACACACCCATTTGAGGCGTTCCCCCAgcagtaaaatgaaaaatgaaagcgCCGGAAAAAGATGAAGCCGTTGCCAACCATCCCAAGAGCGCCAAGGGCGCAGAGTTcaccggaaaaaaaatagaaaacatGAAGACAAATAAACAGGACGAATATAAGGAAGCCGTGAAGGAATATCTGTCCAGTATTGACAACGAAGTGCTAACAAAGTTGAGCTGTTTTTCTGGCCTTGGATATTATCTAGCCAAACTGAAGCtaaaagtgaacaaattcTATTTTATCTATTCGATTCTAACTTTagttaatttttccatttacgTAAACAGAGGAATAATTCCTGGGTCCTATGATTATTTATCTTCATACCTAAGGGAGAAGTTTGCTACATCTAATGTAGATGTACACATAGGGTTTTTAACGTCCGTTTTTGTCTTTGGATTAAGCATAAGCTCCATCCTTAGTGGATCCCTTGCGTCAACTTATAGTGCATTCAGGATAACAgacatatttctttttcaaaattcGTTAGCCTTACTCATGACtggtttttcctttatcatcGGTTCGTACTACTCCTTAATGTTTAGTAGATTCTTCTGCGGGTTCAGTGAAGCTGCCTTCATTACCATTATCCCTCCTCTGATTTATTCATATTCTAAAGATCGGGCTGGCTCCTGGATTAGTATTTTCTTAACAATGTTCCCTTTGGGGGGTTGTACGGGTTACCTGCTTGCCGTTTTGTTACCTGCACTGAAAATTAGCATAGCACAGTACTTCACTGGTTCGGGGGTCCTCTTCAtgattttcttccttttgttctACCTATTTGATGaagatttattaaaaaagtatGAGGACGAGAAGAGCAAGAAGGAGCAGCAGTCAAAGGAGAACCAGCTGGAAGATGCTTCCAAAGATGCaacggaggaggagaagaacaaaGGGAAGTTGCCCAAGGGAGGTGTTCAATCTGGTGGCTCAAATTCCGGTACGGGAAACGAGGGAATCACTCAGAAAAGCACAAGCGTCACCACATCTGAGGCGGCAAACTCGGCTATCAATTCGACCAACTCTGCGATTACGTCTGCAACAACGTCGACCTCGAGTACCCCTGCCGGAATGGTGCCCGGAGATAGACCGTCCCCCATGAGCGCAAGTAACGCCAGTTCAGGGAGGAATTCCCCCATTGGGCAGTCTCAACGTGCAAATAGTAGAAAGCAGACTGGAAAGACGCAAAATATTGCCGCCAAGCAAAAGTCCTTCGAAGAAGATATGGaaatcagaaaaaaaggcacaaacAGCAGCTCAGGATTGTACGAAGAAATTATGCACCAAGCAAGCGATGCAACAAGTTTTAACAAAACGAGGTCCTTTAATTCTacgaagaaaaattacagcGATCTAAACAGCAATGTCTATATGGGAGAAATAGATTTGGAAGCAAACGAAGACCAAGAACAGGAATATATTAACAACAACAGCTACATAAACAACAATCTCGACAAAATGTATCTAACAAAATCCTTTGGAAACGATGGCGCTTACATGAGTACCACTCAGGAATCTTACGACAAAACAAAGAAGGACAACAAGTATTTAGAAATCGAGCTAGACAACTGTATCGAATCTATGGACGATGAGAAAAACAATGAACACCTGAACTTGGGTCTCCTTGTAAATACCACCCTAACGAATATTGGCTTCCTAATAATAGTTATTGCACTAACGGCACACACGGACATGGTGCAGTCGTTTTTGGTATACGGTGCACCCATCCTGTATGCGCTAAAGATCTTCCCATCGTATAAAGCTGCCACCGTTTTCTGTAGTCTCTGTGCTTGTGTCTCCTCTATTATTGGCACCTGCTTGGGAGGCTTCCTTATGGATTCATACAACCTTAACATACAAAATGTAGACAAGAATTATGAGCACATAAATAGCAAtgagaacaaaataaaaatgtatagcAAGGACCCGTTAATGTATCAGTACCTTCGAATTATCGGCTTTCAGACCGCCATCATTTTAGTCATTGCCTGTTCTTTCATTATGCTAATGCCTTTTATTACCAACACGTATCTCTTCACCTTCGTGATGACCCTCGGGATGACCTTCGTCTTCTCCGCCATGGTGGGTATTAAACGAAGGCGGTGCCCCAGTAGGGGGCGGCGCTGAGCATGCATGCGTTATGCTGGGCGTTTATGCGTGTTTATTTTACATCACCACGTTGTCACCACGTCATGTTTACCGTTGCCCCCCCTACAGCCTGGCCACAACATCGGAGTTATGGTGTGCGTGCCTCAGAACATCCGTGCCTTTTCCATAGGAATGTCCTCCTTCATTTCGCATCTGCTTGGAGACATCCCCTGGACGATCATCATC contains these protein-coding regions:
- a CDS encoding 60S ribosomal protein L19, which codes for MSLKLQKRLAASVLKCGKNKIWMDPNEISEISLANSRFSIRKLYKEGLILKKPQKVHSRARVRLYKLAKRKGRHMGIGKRRGTKNARTNQKTLWIKRQRVLRRLLKRLRDAKKIDRHLYHSFYLKCKGNQFKNKRTLIEAIQREKTETLKKKSIADQLEAKRLKAQLLRNKRKLKKDKEALS